The proteins below are encoded in one region of bacterium:
- the thiE gene encoding thiamine phosphate synthase: protein MSKCRCAISRGSFPSVSRNEPSDGDRPRPGATAPTIRWPRSPQVPCAVPAPRSGYPRPVPAVPSLLLVTDRRACGGRDLADVVAAACDAGLPAVQLREKDLCGRALYVLAERLRAVTARRRALLLVNERIDVAVAVGADGVHLGAGALAVPDARTLLPAGALVGVSTHAPEELAATDADYAVFGPVWETPSKRAFGPPQGVARLRAAVAAACVPVLAIGGVEVATAATARAAGARGVAVIRGILAADDPAAATRALHAACAPPPR, encoded by the coding sequence ATGTCGAAATGTCGGTGCGCTATATCACGAGGCAGCTTCCCATCTGTATCGCGAAATGAACCCTCCGACGGAGATCGCCCCCGTCCGGGCGCGACCGCCCCCACGATCCGGTGGCCCCGATCTCCGCAGGTGCCGTGCGCTGTCCCCGCGCCCCGTTCGGGCTATCCTCGCCCCGTGCCGGCCGTTCCGTCCCTGCTCCTCGTCACCGACCGCCGCGCCTGCGGCGGGCGCGACCTCGCCGACGTGGTCGCCGCGGCGTGCGACGCCGGGCTCCCGGCCGTGCAGCTGCGCGAGAAGGACCTCTGCGGGCGGGCCTTGTACGTGCTCGCCGAGCGCCTGCGGGCGGTGACCGCGCGCCGGCGGGCGTTGCTCCTCGTGAACGAGCGGATCGACGTCGCGGTCGCGGTCGGCGCCGACGGCGTCCACCTCGGCGCCGGCGCCCTGGCGGTGCCCGACGCCCGCACCCTGCTGCCCGCCGGCGCGCTGGTCGGCGTCTCGACGCACGCGCCGGAAGAGCTCGCGGCGACCGACGCCGACTACGCCGTCTTCGGGCCGGTGTGGGAAACGCCGTCGAAGCGCGCCTTCGGCCCCCCGCAGGGCGTCGCGCGCCTGCGCGCCGCGGTCGCGGCGGCCTGCGTCCCCGTGCTCGCGATCGGCGGCGTGGAGGTCGCCACCGCGGCCACCGCCCGCGCCGCCGGCGCCCGCGGTGTTGCGGTCATTCGCGGCATCCTGGCCGCCGACGATCCTGCGGCGGCCACGCGGGCGCTGCACGCCGCCTGCGCCCCGCCGCCGCGGTAG
- a CDS encoding crotonase/enoyl-CoA hydratase family protein, which translates to MAEPAVVVEKNGHVLTVTLNRPEKRNAINCESMCRLWDAWHELDRDDDLRVAILTGRGDTFCSGMDLSEIGKLMSGKADSPWMERVFQDMPIIYGAWLKTYRPTKPVILAAEGFARAGGTEILQGTDIRVAGESAVFGVTEVQRGLFPMAGSAVRLRRQIGYAVAAEMLLCGEDLPAKRAYELGLVNHLVPDGQALAKAKEIAARIARNGPLAVKAILATLRETETMPEAEAFAIEQTHGMTVMASEDAKEGPRAFLEKRAPAFEGR; encoded by the coding sequence ATGGCCGAACCCGCCGTCGTCGTCGAGAAGAACGGACACGTCCTCACCGTCACCCTGAACCGCCCCGAGAAGCGCAACGCCATCAACTGCGAGTCGATGTGCCGGCTCTGGGACGCCTGGCACGAGCTCGACCGCGACGACGATCTGCGGGTCGCGATCCTCACCGGCCGCGGCGACACGTTCTGCTCGGGCATGGACCTGTCGGAGATCGGCAAGCTCATGTCCGGCAAGGCGGACAGCCCGTGGATGGAGCGCGTCTTCCAGGACATGCCGATCATCTACGGCGCCTGGCTGAAGACCTACCGGCCCACCAAGCCCGTCATCCTCGCCGCCGAGGGCTTCGCGCGTGCCGGGGGCACGGAGATCCTCCAGGGAACGGACATCCGCGTCGCGGGCGAGAGCGCCGTGTTCGGCGTCACCGAGGTCCAGCGCGGCCTCTTCCCGATGGCCGGCTCCGCGGTGCGGCTGCGCCGCCAGATCGGCTACGCCGTCGCCGCCGAGATGCTCCTGTGCGGCGAGGATCTGCCGGCGAAGCGCGCCTACGAGCTCGGGCTGGTGAACCACCTCGTCCCCGACGGCCAGGCGCTCGCGAAGGCGAAGGAGATCGCCGCGCGCATCGCTCGCAACGGGCCGCTCGCGGTGAAGGCCATCCTCGCCACCCTGCGCGAGACGGAGACCATGCCCGAGGCGGAGGCGTTCGCGATCGAGCAGACGCACGGCATGACGGTGATGGCGTCGGAGGACGCGAAGGAAGGTCCGCGCGCGTTCCTCGAGAAGCGGGCGCCGGCGTTCGAGGGGCGTTAG
- a CDS encoding NAD(P)/FAD-dependent oxidoreductase produces the protein MPGTAVVLGAGPAGLTAAWELLQRSDVQPVVFEADAQVGGISKTIVHRGNRMDLGGHRFFSKSDWVMRWWQTMLPLAGGATAVELAYHGRRTRVAPAVAAPPDADRVLLVRRRLSRIYYRRRFFDYPLSLSPATLANLGVAYSAAVGASYLRARLAPRRPEITLEDFFVNRFGARLYRTFFKSYTEKVWGVPCAAISAEWGAQRIKGLSISRALRHALTAPLRPRDGTRQTGTETSLIERFLYPKLGPGQMWEEVARRVGAAGGTLHLRHRVVGLHGRRRRVEAVDVRDETTGTVRRVAADWVVSTLPVSELTAMLRPADAEVARIAAALPYRDFMTAGLLVRRMRGGVAPGARLAPDNWIYVQEPDVHLGRLQIFNNWSPYLVADPDTVWLGLEYFCDEGDRLWAMPDPAFLDFAAGELAHIGLIAKDDVLDGTVVRVPKAYPAYFGEYEGIGRVRAFLDEWTNLFPVGRNGMHRYNNQDHSMLAARAAVDCIVGAAADKAALWAVNADDAYHEAHA, from the coding sequence ATGCCGGGAACCGCCGTCGTTCTGGGAGCCGGGCCTGCCGGGCTCACCGCCGCGTGGGAGCTGCTCCAGCGCTCCGACGTGCAGCCCGTCGTCTTCGAAGCCGACGCCCAGGTCGGCGGCATCTCGAAGACGATCGTCCACCGCGGCAACCGCATGGACCTAGGCGGCCACCGGTTCTTCTCCAAGTCCGACTGGGTGATGCGCTGGTGGCAGACGATGCTGCCGCTCGCCGGCGGCGCGACGGCGGTCGAGCTCGCCTACCACGGCCGTCGCACCCGCGTCGCACCGGCGGTCGCGGCGCCGCCGGACGCGGACCGCGTCCTTCTCGTCCGCCGGCGCCTCTCGCGCATCTACTACCGCCGCCGCTTCTTCGACTACCCGCTCAGCCTGTCGCCGGCGACGCTCGCCAACCTCGGCGTCGCCTACAGCGCCGCCGTCGGTGCGAGCTACCTGCGCGCGCGGCTCGCGCCGCGCCGGCCGGAGATCACGCTCGAGGACTTCTTCGTGAACCGGTTCGGCGCGCGCCTGTACCGCACCTTCTTCAAGTCGTACACGGAGAAGGTCTGGGGCGTGCCGTGCGCGGCGATCTCGGCGGAGTGGGGCGCGCAGCGCATCAAGGGGCTGTCGATCTCGCGGGCGCTGCGCCACGCGCTCACGGCCCCGCTGCGCCCGCGCGATGGCACGCGCCAGACCGGCACCGAGACGAGCCTCATCGAGCGATTCCTCTATCCGAAGCTCGGCCCCGGGCAGATGTGGGAGGAGGTGGCGCGGCGAGTGGGCGCGGCCGGGGGCACGCTGCACCTGCGTCACCGCGTGGTCGGCCTGCACGGCCGCCGGCGGCGTGTCGAGGCGGTCGACGTCCGCGACGAGACGACCGGCACGGTACGCCGCGTGGCGGCCGACTGGGTCGTCTCGACGCTGCCCGTGTCCGAGCTGACGGCGATGCTGCGTCCCGCCGACGCCGAGGTGGCGCGCATCGCCGCGGCGCTGCCGTACCGTGACTTCATGACCGCCGGGCTGCTCGTGCGGCGCATGCGCGGCGGCGTCGCACCGGGCGCGCGCCTGGCGCCGGACAACTGGATCTACGTCCAGGAGCCGGACGTGCACCTCGGACGCCTGCAGATCTTCAACAACTGGAGCCCGTACCTCGTCGCCGACCCCGACACGGTGTGGCTCGGGCTCGAGTACTTCTGCGACGAAGGCGACCGGCTGTGGGCGATGCCCGACCCCGCGTTCCTCGACTTCGCGGCGGGCGAGCTCGCGCACATCGGGCTCATCGCGAAGGACGACGTGCTCGACGGCACCGTCGTGCGCGTGCCCAAGGCCTATCCCGCCTACTTCGGCGAGTACGAGGGCATCGGCCGCGTGCGCGCCTTCCTCGACGAGTGGACGAACCTCTTCCCCGTCGGCCGCAACGGCATGCACCGCTACAACAACCAGGACCACTCGATGCTGGCCGCCAGGGCGGCGGTCGACTGCATCGTCGGCGCCGCGGCGGACAAGGCGGCGCTGTGGGCGGTGAACGCCGACGACGCGTACCACGAGGCGCACGCCTGA
- a CDS encoding S8 family serine peptidase has protein sequence MLAAAADAGASTLTATPLTPSQRVSGAGAATSRIVQTAPALLDRDDATRIPVVVKLDYDPIASYAGQLPSLPATSPAVTRRRLDRRAVESGPYARHVRAREATIIAAIRARLPDARIGTRLDVVYGGVALTLPANEVKDLLAVDGVIAVQADELRQPTTDSSPEFLAAPPVWTALGGQATAGAGTLFASLDTGVWPEHPSFAANPALPAPPKDTLGDPLVCDFGDNPLTPANDPFVCNQKLVGGRAFLAAYHASHPPEVYATARDSNGHGTHTASTAAGNPVDATVLGIARGPISGLAPGAAVIAYKVCGTAGCFSSDTAAAVQRAILDGVDVINFSISGGREPFADVTELAFLDAYAAGVVVVASAGNSGPAAGTVEHHGPWLTTVAASTQRRTFASTLTLSAGGDTLALAGASLTPGLASNLPVVLASAPPYSDPSCSAAAPPGVFTGRIVACQLGGSRVLKGFSVLQGGAAGLILYDPNPAPATNAATDPHWLPAIHVADGPALLTFLASHPDATGTFTQGTPVDGTADVVATFSSRGPGGLVLKPDVSAPGFDIVAGQTPTPDSASWGPPGAYFRPNRGTSMSAPHVAGAALLLRASHPTWTPGQVHSALRLSATPTMLETDLSGPAGPFARGAGRIDVARATDTRLTFDETAARFADVGAGVLHAIDLNLPSINVPAMPGSVTTMRTATNPTGKKVSYKVTTTAPAGSSITVTPKKLSLAPNGTKAFRVTITSRNAGTEEFGEIVLTPNKNGGPVLRLPVAFATQQGGVTLASDCTPAATTVGGTPVTCTLVATNATTIDTTATLVTQVSSQLKITAVAGGLPFTPKKVSAVLALTGLRPGVPSIAPGALFGYIPLSAFGVVPIPIGDEEIVNFNTPPFWYGGLTYSSVGVSSNGYLVVGGGTAADNDCCNPVIPSPLRPNNVLAPLWTDLDGASAPGVLVSTLTDGVSTWLVVEWRLNAFGTSSLKTFQVWIGVNGVEDITYAYDPGNLPSAVGLGPWVVGAENFDGSNGAALPPFVLPTQDLRVTSTPVVPGGSATLEITAQPKKKGAGLVATQLTTPVVRGTTVVTSTVTVTKP, from the coding sequence ATGCTCGCCGCCGCGGCCGACGCCGGCGCGAGCACGCTCACCGCCACCCCGCTGACCCCGTCGCAGCGTGTGAGCGGCGCCGGGGCCGCGACCAGCCGGATCGTGCAGACCGCCCCCGCCCTGCTGGACCGCGACGATGCGACGCGCATCCCCGTGGTCGTGAAGCTCGATTACGACCCGATCGCCAGCTACGCGGGCCAGCTCCCGTCCCTGCCGGCGACCAGCCCCGCCGTGACGCGCCGCCGGCTCGATCGCCGCGCCGTCGAGAGCGGCCCCTACGCGCGGCACGTGCGTGCCCGCGAGGCGACGATCATCGCCGCGATCCGCGCGCGTCTGCCCGACGCGCGGATCGGCACGCGGCTCGACGTGGTCTACGGCGGCGTGGCGCTGACGCTGCCCGCGAACGAGGTGAAGGATCTGCTCGCCGTCGACGGCGTGATCGCCGTCCAGGCCGACGAGCTCCGCCAGCCCACGACGGACTCGAGCCCGGAGTTCCTGGCGGCCCCGCCGGTGTGGACGGCGCTGGGAGGACAGGCGACGGCTGGGGCGGGCACGCTGTTCGCGAGCCTCGACACCGGGGTGTGGCCGGAGCACCCGTCGTTCGCGGCCAATCCGGCGCTGCCGGCGCCGCCGAAGGACACCCTCGGCGATCCCCTCGTGTGCGACTTCGGGGACAACCCGCTCACGCCCGCGAACGATCCCTTCGTGTGCAACCAGAAGCTCGTGGGTGGGCGCGCGTTCCTCGCCGCGTACCACGCCAGCCACCCGCCCGAGGTCTACGCGACCGCGCGTGACAGCAACGGGCACGGCACGCACACGGCCTCGACGGCGGCGGGCAACCCGGTGGATGCGACCGTGCTGGGCATCGCCCGCGGTCCGATCTCGGGCCTCGCGCCGGGCGCGGCGGTCATCGCCTACAAGGTGTGCGGTACCGCCGGGTGCTTCAGCAGCGATACGGCCGCCGCGGTCCAGCGCGCCATCCTCGACGGCGTCGACGTGATCAACTTCTCGATCAGCGGCGGCCGCGAGCCGTTCGCCGACGTGACCGAGCTGGCGTTCCTCGACGCCTACGCCGCCGGGGTCGTCGTCGTCGCCTCCGCGGGCAACAGCGGGCCTGCGGCGGGCACGGTCGAACATCACGGCCCCTGGCTGACGACGGTGGCGGCGTCGACGCAGCGCCGCACCTTCGCGTCCACGCTGACGCTCAGCGCCGGCGGCGACACGCTCGCGCTCGCGGGCGCTTCGCTCACCCCCGGGCTCGCGTCGAATCTCCCGGTCGTGCTCGCGAGCGCCCCGCCGTACTCGGACCCGTCGTGCAGCGCGGCGGCGCCGCCGGGCGTCTTCACGGGCAGGATCGTGGCCTGCCAGCTGGGTGGGAGCCGCGTCTTGAAGGGCTTCAGCGTTCTGCAGGGCGGCGCGGCCGGGTTGATCCTCTACGATCCGAATCCGGCACCCGCGACCAACGCAGCCACCGATCCGCACTGGCTCCCGGCGATCCACGTCGCCGACGGTCCGGCCCTGCTGACGTTCCTGGCCTCGCATCCGGACGCCACCGGGACCTTCACGCAGGGCACTCCCGTCGACGGCACGGCCGACGTCGTCGCGACGTTCTCGTCACGCGGCCCGGGCGGCCTGGTCCTCAAGCCGGACGTCTCCGCGCCCGGGTTCGACATCGTGGCGGGGCAGACGCCCACGCCGGACAGCGCGAGCTGGGGGCCGCCTGGCGCCTACTTCCGTCCGAATCGGGGCACCTCGATGTCGGCCCCGCACGTGGCCGGGGCCGCGCTGCTCCTGCGCGCGTCGCATCCGACCTGGACGCCGGGGCAGGTGCACTCGGCGCTGCGGCTCAGCGCGACGCCGACCATGCTCGAGACCGACCTGTCCGGTCCGGCCGGGCCGTTCGCCCGCGGCGCGGGCCGGATCGACGTCGCGCGCGCGACCGACACGCGGCTCACGTTCGACGAGACCGCCGCGCGCTTCGCCGACGTCGGCGCCGGCGTCCTGCACGCGATCGACCTGAACCTGCCGTCGATCAACGTGCCCGCGATGCCGGGCTCGGTGACGACGATGCGCACGGCGACCAACCCGACCGGCAAGAAGGTGAGCTACAAGGTCACCACGACGGCGCCGGCCGGCAGCTCGATCACGGTGACGCCGAAGAAGCTCTCGCTCGCGCCGAACGGGACGAAAGCGTTCCGCGTCACGATCACGTCGCGCAACGCCGGTACGGAAGAGTTCGGCGAGATCGTGCTCACCCCGAACAAGAACGGCGGGCCCGTGCTGCGCCTGCCGGTGGCGTTCGCGACCCAGCAGGGCGGAGTGACGCTCGCGAGCGACTGCACGCCCGCGGCCACCACGGTCGGGGGGACGCCGGTCACGTGCACGCTGGTCGCGACCAACGCCACCACCATCGATACGACCGCGACCCTCGTGACCCAGGTCTCGAGCCAGCTGAAGATCACGGCCGTTGCCGGCGGTCTGCCGTTCACGCCGAAGAAGGTGAGCGCGGTCCTGGCGCTCACCGGCTTGCGCCCCGGGGTGCCGTCGATCGCGCCCGGGGCCTTGTTCGGCTACATCCCGCTCTCCGCGTTCGGCGTCGTGCCGATCCCGATCGGCGACGAGGAGATCGTGAACTTCAACACCCCGCCGTTCTGGTACGGCGGGCTCACCTACTCGTCCGTCGGGGTGTCGTCGAACGGCTACCTCGTGGTGGGCGGCGGCACCGCGGCGGACAACGATTGCTGCAATCCGGTGATCCCGAGCCCGCTGCGGCCCAACAACGTGCTCGCGCCGCTGTGGACGGACCTCGACGGCGCGAGCGCGCCCGGCGTGCTCGTTTCGACCCTCACCGACGGCGTCAGCACCTGGCTCGTGGTCGAGTGGCGCCTCAACGCCTTCGGCACGTCGTCGCTGAAGACGTTCCAGGTCTGGATCGGCGTCAACGGCGTGGAGGACATCACCTATGCCTATGATCCCGGGAACCTGCCGTCGGCCGTCGGGCTGGGCCCGTGGGTGGTGGGGGCCGAGAACTTCGACGGCTCGAACGGCGCCGCGTTGCCCCCCTTCGTGCTGCCTACCCAGGACCTGCGTGTGACCAGCACCCCCGTGGTGCCCGGGGGCAGCGCGACCCTCGAGATCACCGCGCAGCCGAAGAAGAAGGGCGCGGGCCTCGTCGCGACGCAGCTGACGACGCCCGTCGTGCGCGGCACGACGGTGGTGACGTCGACCGTGACGGTGACGAAACCCTGA